From Brienomyrus brachyistius isolate T26 chromosome 21, BBRACH_0.4, whole genome shotgun sequence, the proteins below share one genomic window:
- the prg4a gene encoding proteoglycan 4a yields MTSPSVLAGLLAAFACLLLPFCAAQATCRGRCGEPFSRGQVCHCDYRCLFHNECCEDFESTCTTSGSCVGRCGEPFKRGQQCDCDPNCVLYNQCCPDFQTQCNAESPKNTPMKKPDLKLEAPLTPTSESEEMTAEQFDNEFPNSLAAPVQQPEETVVETPVPPIKVLVAPLGPKNTDGYEPIRVVVQEVLPSHDGAIHGMDPAVPELGPAASATLPAGLQPIAVIVGETEHQVAPSSPANPFGPDSTSGKPVATVSLEVRVSASKTAEGPERPSTLADVAEALASSNPDGSLTNLCNGQLINGVTVLLNGTMVVFRGHFFWTLDVNFTPSPARRITEVWGVPSPIDAVFTRSNCQGQTYIIKGNNYWRFENGVMDPGYPKTLSVEFNGLSGKITAALSVPATRRRPESIYFFKKEGLVQRYSYEAGAVPTCGKKFPVYSGEKSPAGEAEIGLGNEINIKLTWKGFPSTVTSAVSTPNPRKSEGYDYYIFSNDKYHNVKVVGDRLAPVSALPRGAKNTERHWLRCL; encoded by the exons ATGACTTCTCCATCTGTACTTGCTGGATTGTTGGCGGCGTTTGCCTGTCTTCTTCTTCCATTCTGTGCTGCTCAAG CAACTTGCAGAGGTCGCTGTGGAGAGCCGTTCTCACGGGGCCAGGTCTGCCATTGTGACTACAGATGTCTCTTCCATAATGAGTGCTGTGAAGATTTTGAGTCTACATGCACCACTA GTGGCTCTTGTGTAGGACGATGCGGTGAGCCCTTCAAGCGCGGTCAACAGTGTGACTGTGATCCCAACTGTGTCCTCTACAACCAGTGCTGCCCTGACTTCCAGACTCAATGCAATGCGG AATCTCCAAAGAACACACCAATGAAGAAGCCAGACCTCAAACTTGAGGCACCTCTAACACCTACCAGTGAGAGTGAGGAAATGACCGCAG agCAGTTTGATAATGAGTTTCCAAACTCCCTCGCTGCTCCTGTCCAGCAACCAGAAGAAACAGTTGTGG AAACACCAGTCCCACCCATCAAGGTTCTTGTGGCTCCCCTGGGCCCAAAGAATACAGACGGGTACGAGCCCATACGGGTTGTGGTACAGGAAGTGTTGCCTTCACATGATGGAGCCATTCATGGTATGGATCCAGCAGTACCAG AACTAGGACCTGCTGCTTCAGCAACATTGCCAGCTGGTCTTCAGCCAATTGCTGTGATCGTCGGAGAGACAGAGCATCAGGTGGCTCCATCCAGCCCAGCCAACCCCTTTGGCCCCGACTCCACCTCAGGGAAGCCTGTCGCCACCGTCTCTCTGGAAGTCAGAGTCTCCGCCTCCAAAACAGCTGAAGGCCCCGAGCGACCCAGCACGCTAGCAGATGTCGCTGAAGCCCTTGCGTCCAGTAACCCTGACGGCTCTCTTACAA ACCTCTGCAATGGCCAGCTCATTAACGGAGTGACGGTTCTACTCAACGGAACAATGGTCGTCTTCCGAG GTCACTTCTTCTGGACTCTAGATGTTAACTTTACACCCAGCCCTGCTCGCAGGATCACAGAAGTGTGGGGTGTCCCCTCGCCCATTGATGCAGTCTTCACCCGCTCCAATTGCCAAGGCCAGACCTATATCATCAAG GGGAACAACTACTGGAGGTTTGAAAATGGTGTAATGGATCCAGGTTACCCCAAGACCCTTTCTGTTGAATTTAATGGCCTGTCTGGGAAGATTACGGCAGCTCTGTCTGTGCCTGCCACCAGGAGGAGGCCAGAGTCTATATATTTCTTCAAAAAAG AGGGCCTCGTACAGAGATACTCCTACGAAGCTGGGGCCGTGCCTACCTGTGGAAAGAAGTTCCCCGTCTACAGCGGCGAAAAGTCCCCTGCAGGAGAAGCAG AGATCGGCCTGGGTAACGAGATCAACATAAAACTAACATGGAAAGGATTCCCGTCTACCGTGACCTCCGCTGTGTCCACACCTAATCCACGCAAATCTGAGGGATACGACTACTATATCTTCTCTAATG ACAAGTACCACAACGTTAAAGTCGTCGGAGATCGGCTGGCACCGGTCTCTGCCCTGCCCCGCGGCGCCAAGAACACGGAACGCCACTGGCTGAGATGCCTGTAG
- the LOC125717049 gene encoding L-selectin-like isoform X5 → MKHCLGPMRAHSVCSSRYLGLTTILFLALAPWTEVHSWSYHYSNATMDWNAARDWCRRYFTDMVAIQNQEEIVHLMNILPFMKTYYWIGIRKIDNVWTWVGTNKKLTAEAENWAAGEPNNGGNNEDCVEIYIKRQADQGKWNDESCLKLKAALCYTASCQADSCSGNGECVETINSHKCQCFEGFSGDKCETVAQCKVVEQPSHGYALCSHHFGNFTYGSTCEFHCEEGYRLHGSATTNCTSTELWSAPPPSCKVMQCEALVEPPHGSVSCQHPLGDFSFRSECEFGCEEGYQLTSSGRVQCGAQGQWSDRQPQCEAVQCHPLDAPQGISMTCSDSDARFSFGSTCSFSCADGFLLQGVASLTCTASAQWSGGMPQCEVMQCEALVEPPHGSVSCQHPLGDFSFRSECEFGCEEGYQLTSSGRVQCGAQGQWSDRQPQCEAMQCPPIAFPEGVTVSCSADELSYGSWCNFSCSRDFILHGPDSTMCGPSGNWTDEAPSCLAAQKLSLTPISIGLTVGGSAGLAALTVAAWLLKRLRQGKKFKLSSSTDNDDDEPPQRYKNSRDSLI, encoded by the exons ATG AAACACTGCCTTGGACCGATGAGGGCTCACTCCGTCTGCTCTTCAAGATACCTTGGACTCACCACCATACTTTTTTTGG CACTTGCACCATGGACAGAAGTGCATTCCTGGTCTTATCATTACTCTAATGCTACAATGGACTGGAATGCAGCTCGCGACTGGTGCAGGAGATATTTCACAGATATGGTGGCCATTCAGAACCAGGAGGAAATCGTTCACCTGATGAACATACTGCCGTTCATGAAAACCTACTACTGGATCGGGATCCGCAAAATCGACAACGTGTGGACCTGGGTAGGGACCAATAAAAAGCTCACGGCGGAGGCAGAGAACTGGGCAGCAGGAGAGCCCAACAACGGTGGGAATAATGAGGATTGTGTGGAGATTTATATCAAGAGGCAGGCCGACCAGGGAAAATGGAACGACGAGTCCTGTTTGAAATTGAAAGCAGCTTTATGCTACACAG CCTCCTGCCAGGCTGATTCCTGCAGCGGTAACGGGGAATGTGTGGAGACGATCAACAGCCACAAGTGCCAGTGTTTCGAAGGCTTCAGCGGAGACAAGTGCGAAACTG TGGCGCAGTGCAAGGTGGTGGAGCAGCCTTCTCACGGCTACGCCCTGTGCTCGCACCATTTTGGAAACTTCACCTACGGCTCCACCTGCGAATTCCACTGTGAGGAGGGATACCGCCTCCATGGTTCTGCCACGACAAACTGCACGTCCACTGAGTTGTGGTCGGCGCCGCCCCCTAGCTGCAAAG TGATGCAGTGTGAAGCACTGGTAGAGCCCCCGCATGGCTCAGTGAGCTGCCAGCATCCACTGGGCGACTTCAGCTTCCGCTCGGAGTGCGAGTTCGGCTGTGAGGAGGGGTACCAGCTGACCTCCTCCGGCAGGGTGCAGTGTGGAGCGCAGGGGCAGTGGAGTGACAGGCAGCCTCAGTGTGAAG CTGTGCAGTGCCACCCCCTAGATGCCCCCCAGGGGATCTCGATGACCTGCTCCGACTCTGATGCGAGGTTCAGCTTCGGCTCGACTTGCAGTTTCAGCTGCGCAGACGGCTTTCTGTTACAGGGCGTTGCCAGCCTCACCTGCACAGCATCTGCGCAGTGGAGCGGGGGGATGCCACAGTGTGAAG TGATGCAGTGTGAAGCACTGGTAGAGCCCCCGCATGGCTCAGTGAGCTGCCAGCATCCACTGGGCGACTTCAGCTTCCGCTCGGAGTGCGAGTTCGGCTGTGAGGAGGGGTACCAGCTGACCTCCTCCGGCAGGGTGCAGTGTGGAGCGCAGGGGCAGTGGAGTGACAGGCAGCCTCAGTGTGAAG CTATGCAGTGCCCCCCCATCGCCTTCCCGGAGGGAGTTACAGTGAGCTGTTCTGCTGACGAGCTCAGTTATGGCTCCTGGTGCAACTTCAGCTGCAGCCGTGATTTCATCCTGCATGGACCTGACAGCACCATGTGTGGACCTTCGGGGAACTGGACCGACGAGGCGCCATCCTGTCTAG CAGCCCAAAAGCTATCGTTGACCCCAATATCAATTGGATTAACGGTCGGGGGATCTGCCGGGTTGGCGGCATTGACAGTCGCGGCTTGGCTACTGAAACGTCTGAGGCAAG GCAAGAAGTTCAAGCTCAGCAG CTCTACGGATAATGACGACGACGAGCCGCCACAGAGATATAAGAATAGCCGTGATAGCCTCATTTAG
- the LOC125717049 gene encoding L-selectin-like isoform X6 yields MKHCLGPMRAHSVCSSRYLGLTTILFLALAPWTEVHSWSYHYSNATMDWNAARDWCRRYFTDMVAIQNQEEIVHLMNILPFMKTYYWIGIRKIDNVWTWVGTNKKLTAEAENWAAGEPNNGGNNEDCVEIYIKRQADQGKWNDESCLKLKAALCYTASCQADSCSGNGECVETINSHKCQCFEGFSGDKCETVAQCKVVEQPSHGYALCSHHFGNFTYGSTCEFHCEEGYRLHGSATTNCTSTELWSAPPPSCKVMQCEALVEPPHGSVSCQHPLGDFSFRSECEFGCEEGYQLTSSGRVQCGAQGQWSDRQPQCEAVQCHPLDAPQGISMTCSDSDARFSFGSTCSFSCADGFLLQGVASLTCTASAQWSGGMPQCEVMQCEALVEPPHGSVSCQHPLGDFSFRSECEFGCEEGYQLTSSGRVQCGAQGQWSDNQPKCEAMQCPPIAFPEGVTVSCSADELSYGSWCNFSCSRDFILHGPDSTMCGPSGNWTDEAPSCLAAQKLSLTPISIGLTVGGSAGLAALTVAAWLLKRLRQGKKFKLSSSTDNDDDEPPQRYKNSRDSLI; encoded by the exons ATG AAACACTGCCTTGGACCGATGAGGGCTCACTCCGTCTGCTCTTCAAGATACCTTGGACTCACCACCATACTTTTTTTGG CACTTGCACCATGGACAGAAGTGCATTCCTGGTCTTATCATTACTCTAATGCTACAATGGACTGGAATGCAGCTCGCGACTGGTGCAGGAGATATTTCACAGATATGGTGGCCATTCAGAACCAGGAGGAAATCGTTCACCTGATGAACATACTGCCGTTCATGAAAACCTACTACTGGATCGGGATCCGCAAAATCGACAACGTGTGGACCTGGGTAGGGACCAATAAAAAGCTCACGGCGGAGGCAGAGAACTGGGCAGCAGGAGAGCCCAACAACGGTGGGAATAATGAGGATTGTGTGGAGATTTATATCAAGAGGCAGGCCGACCAGGGAAAATGGAACGACGAGTCCTGTTTGAAATTGAAAGCAGCTTTATGCTACACAG CCTCCTGCCAGGCTGATTCCTGCAGCGGTAACGGGGAATGTGTGGAGACGATCAACAGCCACAAGTGCCAGTGTTTCGAAGGCTTCAGCGGAGACAAGTGCGAAACTG TGGCGCAGTGCAAGGTGGTGGAGCAGCCTTCTCACGGCTACGCCCTGTGCTCGCACCATTTTGGAAACTTCACCTACGGCTCCACCTGCGAATTCCACTGTGAGGAGGGATACCGCCTCCATGGTTCTGCCACGACAAACTGCACGTCCACTGAGTTGTGGTCGGCGCCGCCCCCTAGCTGCAAAG TGATGCAGTGTGAAGCACTGGTAGAGCCCCCGCATGGCTCAGTGAGCTGCCAGCATCCACTGGGCGACTTCAGCTTCCGCTCGGAGTGCGAGTTCGGCTGTGAGGAGGGGTACCAGCTGACCTCCTCCGGCAGGGTGCAGTGTGGAGCGCAGGGGCAGTGGAGTGACAGGCAGCCTCAGTGTGAAG CTGTGCAGTGCCACCCCCTAGATGCCCCCCAGGGGATCTCGATGACCTGCTCCGACTCTGATGCGAGGTTCAGCTTCGGCTCGACTTGCAGTTTCAGCTGCGCAGACGGCTTTCTGTTACAGGGCGTTGCCAGCCTCACCTGCACAGCATCTGCGCAGTGGAGCGGGGGGATGCCACAGTGTGAAG TGATGCAGTGTGAAGCACTGGTAGAGCCCCCGCATGGCTCAGTGAGCTGCCAGCATCCACTGGGCGACTTCAGCTTCCGCTCGGAGTGCGAGTTCGGCTGTGAGGAGGGGTACCAGCTGAC CTCCTCTGGCAGGGTGCAGTGTGGAGCGCAGGGGCAGTGGAGTGACAATCAACCTAAGTGTGAAG CTATGCAGTGCCCCCCCATCGCCTTCCCGGAGGGAGTTACAGTGAGCTGTTCTGCTGACGAGCTCAGTTATGGCTCCTGGTGCAACTTCAGCTGCAGCCGTGATTTCATCCTGCATGGACCTGACAGCACCATGTGTGGACCTTCGGGGAACTGGACCGACGAGGCGCCATCCTGTCTAG CAGCCCAAAAGCTATCGTTGACCCCAATATCAATTGGATTAACGGTCGGGGGATCTGCCGGGTTGGCGGCATTGACAGTCGCGGCTTGGCTACTGAAACGTCTGAGGCAAG GCAAGAAGTTCAAGCTCAGCAG CTCTACGGATAATGACGACGACGAGCCGCCACAGAGATATAAGAATAGCCGTGATAGCCTCATTTAG
- the LOC125717049 gene encoding L-selectin-like isoform X2 — MKHCLGPMRAHSVCSSRYLGLTTILFLALAPWTEVHSWSYHYSNATMDWNAARDWCRRYFTDMVAIQNQEEIVHLMNILPFMKTYYWIGIRKIDNVWTWVGTNKKLTAEAENWAAGEPNNGGNNEDCVEIYIKRQADQGKWNDESCLKLKAALCYTASCQADSCSGNGECVETINSHKCQCFEGFSGDKCETVAQCKVVEQPSHGYALCSHHFGNFTYGSTCEFHCEEGYRLHGSATTNCTSTELWSAPPPSCKVMQCEALVEPPHGSVSCQHPLGDFSFRSECEFGCEEGYQLTSSGRVQCGAQGQWSDRQPQCEAVQCHPLDAPQGISMTCSDSDARFSFGSTCSFSCADGFLLQGVASLTCTASAQWSGGMPQCEVMQCEALVEPPHGSVSCQHPLGDFSFRSECEFGCEEGYQLTSSGRVQCGAQGQWSDNQPKCEAMQCPPIAFPEGVTVSCSADELSYGSWCNFSCSRDFILHGPDSTMCGPSGNWTDEAPSCLAAQKLSLTPISIGLTVGGSAGLAALTVAAWLLKRLRQGKKFKLSSSTDNDDDEPPQRYKNSRDSLI, encoded by the exons ATG AAACACTGCCTTGGACCGATGAGGGCTCACTCCGTCTGCTCTTCAAGATACCTTGGACTCACCACCATACTTTTTTTGG CACTTGCACCATGGACAGAAGTGCATTCCTGGTCTTATCATTACTCTAATGCTACAATGGACTGGAATGCAGCTCGCGACTGGTGCAGGAGATATTTCACAGATATGGTGGCCATTCAGAACCAGGAGGAAATCGTTCACCTGATGAACATACTGCCGTTCATGAAAACCTACTACTGGATCGGGATCCGCAAAATCGACAACGTGTGGACCTGGGTAGGGACCAATAAAAAGCTCACGGCGGAGGCAGAGAACTGGGCAGCAGGAGAGCCCAACAACGGTGGGAATAATGAGGATTGTGTGGAGATTTATATCAAGAGGCAGGCCGACCAGGGAAAATGGAACGACGAGTCCTGTTTGAAATTGAAAGCAGCTTTATGCTACACAG CCTCCTGCCAGGCTGATTCCTGCAGCGGTAACGGGGAATGTGTGGAGACGATCAACAGCCACAAGTGCCAGTGTTTCGAAGGCTTCAGCGGAGACAAGTGCGAAACTG TGGCGCAGTGCAAGGTGGTGGAGCAGCCTTCTCACGGCTACGCCCTGTGCTCGCACCATTTTGGAAACTTCACCTACGGCTCCACCTGCGAATTCCACTGTGAGGAGGGATACCGCCTCCATGGTTCTGCCACGACAAACTGCACGTCCACTGAGTTGTGGTCGGCGCCGCCCCCTAGCTGCAAAG TGATGCAGTGTGAAGCACTGGTAGAGCCCCCGCATGGCTCAGTGAGCTGCCAGCATCCACTGGGCGACTTCAGCTTCCGCTCGGAGTGCGAGTTCGGCTGTGAGGAGGGGTACCAGCTGACCTCCTCCGGCAGGGTGCAGTGTGGAGCGCAGGGGCAGTGGAGTGACAGGCAGCCTCAGTGTGAAG CTGTGCAGTGCCACCCCCTAGATGCCCCCCAGGGGATCTCGATGACCTGCTCCGACTCTGATGCGAGGTTCAGCTTCGGCTCGACTTGCAGTTTCAGCTGCGCAGACGGCTTTCTGTTACAGGGCGTTGCCAGCCTCACCTGCACAGCATCTGCGCAGTGGAGCGGGGGGATGCCACAGTGTGAAG TGATGCAGTGTGAAGCACTGGTAGAGCCCCCACATGGCTCAGTGAGCTGCCAGCATCCACTGGGCGACTTCAGCTTCCGCTCGGAGTGCGAGTTCGGCTGTGAGGAGGGGTACCAGCTGACCTCCTCTGGCAGGGTGCAGTGTGGAGCGCAGGGGCAGTGGAGTGACAATCAACCTAAGTGTGAAG CTATGCAGTGCCCCCCCATCGCCTTCCCGGAGGGAGTTACAGTGAGCTGTTCTGCTGACGAGCTCAGTTATGGCTCCTGGTGCAACTTCAGCTGCAGCCGTGATTTCATCCTGCATGGACCTGACAGCACCATGTGTGGACCTTCGGGGAACTGGACCGACGAGGCGCCATCCTGTCTAG CAGCCCAAAAGCTATCGTTGACCCCAATATCAATTGGATTAACGGTCGGGGGATCTGCCGGGTTGGCGGCATTGACAGTCGCGGCTTGGCTACTGAAACGTCTGAGGCAAG GCAAGAAGTTCAAGCTCAGCAG CTCTACGGATAATGACGACGACGAGCCGCCACAGAGATATAAGAATAGCCGTGATAGCCTCATTTAG
- the LOC125717049 gene encoding E-selectin-like isoform X1: protein MKHCLGPMRAHSVCSSRYLGLTTILFLALAPWTEVHSWSYHYSNATMDWNAARDWCRRYFTDMVAIQNQEEIVHLMNILPFMKTYYWIGIRKIDNVWTWVGTNKKLTAEAENWAAGEPNNGGNNEDCVEIYIKRQADQGKWNDESCLKLKAALCYTASCQADSCSGNGECVETINSHKCQCFEGFSGDKCETVAQCKVVEQPSHGYALCSHHFGNFTYGSTCEFHCEEGYRLHGSATTNCTSTELWSAPPPSCKVMQCEALVEPPHGSVSCQHPLGDFSFRSECEFGCEEGYQLTSSGRVQCGAQGQWSDRQPQCEAVQCHPLDAPQGISMTCSDSDARFSFGSTCSFSCADGFLLQGVASLTCTASAQWSGGMPQCEVMQCEALVEPPHGSVSCQHPLGDFSFRSECEFGCEEGYQLTSSGRVQCGAQGQWSDRQPQCEAVQCHPLDAPQGISMTCSDSDARFSFGSTCSFSCADGFLLQGVASLTCTASAQWSGGMPQCEVMQCEALVEPPHGSVSCQHPLGDFSFRSECEFGCEEGYQLTSSGRVQCGAQGQWSDNQPKCEAMQCPPIAFPEGVTVSCSADELSYGSWCNFSCSRDFILHGPDSTMCGPSGNWTDEAPSCLAAQKLSLTPISIGLTVGGSAGLAALTVAAWLLKRLRQGKKFKLSSSTDNDDDEPPQRYKNSRDSLI from the exons ATG AAACACTGCCTTGGACCGATGAGGGCTCACTCCGTCTGCTCTTCAAGATACCTTGGACTCACCACCATACTTTTTTTGG CACTTGCACCATGGACAGAAGTGCATTCCTGGTCTTATCATTACTCTAATGCTACAATGGACTGGAATGCAGCTCGCGACTGGTGCAGGAGATATTTCACAGATATGGTGGCCATTCAGAACCAGGAGGAAATCGTTCACCTGATGAACATACTGCCGTTCATGAAAACCTACTACTGGATCGGGATCCGCAAAATCGACAACGTGTGGACCTGGGTAGGGACCAATAAAAAGCTCACGGCGGAGGCAGAGAACTGGGCAGCAGGAGAGCCCAACAACGGTGGGAATAATGAGGATTGTGTGGAGATTTATATCAAGAGGCAGGCCGACCAGGGAAAATGGAACGACGAGTCCTGTTTGAAATTGAAAGCAGCTTTATGCTACACAG CCTCCTGCCAGGCTGATTCCTGCAGCGGTAACGGGGAATGTGTGGAGACGATCAACAGCCACAAGTGCCAGTGTTTCGAAGGCTTCAGCGGAGACAAGTGCGAAACTG TGGCGCAGTGCAAGGTGGTGGAGCAGCCTTCTCACGGCTACGCCCTGTGCTCGCACCATTTTGGAAACTTCACCTACGGCTCCACCTGCGAATTCCACTGTGAGGAGGGATACCGCCTCCATGGTTCTGCCACGACAAACTGCACGTCCACTGAGTTGTGGTCGGCGCCGCCCCCTAGCTGCAAAG TGATGCAGTGTGAAGCACTGGTAGAGCCCCCGCATGGCTCAGTGAGCTGCCAGCATCCACTGGGCGACTTCAGCTTCCGCTCGGAGTGCGAGTTCGGCTGTGAGGAGGGGTACCAGCTGACCTCCTCCGGCAGGGTGCAGTGTGGAGCGCAGGGGCAGTGGAGTGACAGGCAGCCTCAGTGTGAAG CTGTGCAGTGCCACCCCCTAGATGCCCCCCAGGGGATCTCGATGACCTGCTCCGACTCTGATGCGAGGTTCAGCTTCGGCTCGACTTGCAGTTTCAGCTGCGCAGACGGCTTTCTGTTACAGGGCGTTGCCAGCCTCACCTGCACAGCATCTGCGCAGTGGAGCGGGGGGATGCCACAGTGTGAAG TGATGCAGTGTGAAGCACTGGTAGAGCCCCCGCATGGCTCAGTGAGCTGCCAGCATCCACTGGGCGACTTCAGCTTCCGCTCGGAGTGCGAGTTCGGCTGTGAGGAGGGGTACCAGCTGACCTCCTCCGGCAGGGTGCAGTGTGGAGCGCAGGGGCAGTGGAGTGACAGGCAGCCTCAGTGTGAAG CTGTGCAGTGCCACCCCCTAGATGCCCCCCAGGGGATCTCGATGACCTGCTCCGACTCTGATGCGAGGTTCAGCTTCGGCTCGACTTGCAGTTTCAGCTGCGCAGACGGCTTTCTGTTACAGGGCGTTGCCAGCCTCACCTGCACAGCATCTGCGCAGTGGAGCGGGGGGATGCCACAGTGTGAAG TGATGCAGTGTGAAGCACTGGTAGAGCCCCCACATGGCTCAGTGAGCTGCCAGCATCCACTGGGCGACTTCAGCTTCCGCTCGGAGTGCGAGTTCGGCTGTGAGGAGGGGTACCAGCTGACCTCCTCTGGCAGGGTGCAGTGTGGAGCGCAGGGGCAGTGGAGTGACAATCAACCTAAGTGTGAAG CTATGCAGTGCCCCCCCATCGCCTTCCCGGAGGGAGTTACAGTGAGCTGTTCTGCTGACGAGCTCAGTTATGGCTCCTGGTGCAACTTCAGCTGCAGCCGTGATTTCATCCTGCATGGACCTGACAGCACCATGTGTGGACCTTCGGGGAACTGGACCGACGAGGCGCCATCCTGTCTAG CAGCCCAAAAGCTATCGTTGACCCCAATATCAATTGGATTAACGGTCGGGGGATCTGCCGGGTTGGCGGCATTGACAGTCGCGGCTTGGCTACTGAAACGTCTGAGGCAAG GCAAGAAGTTCAAGCTCAGCAG CTCTACGGATAATGACGACGACGAGCCGCCACAGAGATATAAGAATAGCCGTGATAGCCTCATTTAG